The Toxoplasma gondii ME49 chromosome XII, whole genome shotgun sequence genome includes a region encoding these proteins:
- the SRS56 gene encoding SAG-related sequence SRS56 (encoded by transcript TGME49_246070~Gene product name based on ToxoDB Community Expert Annotation.~Predicted trans-membrane domain (TMHMM2.0):60-83), with product MERDIDAPHRVSVVENITSTSFHSQDRAPIRLRRRWEDTAMATGASRQDPFVSDKRRIAGPFSWAFSANLVPFFLFALLAVYLRSELPAAAMGKSNVCTYKSIPVILRIKKPGEAVTFKCGEPQPHVLPAKVDDEYKLYCQDSLCKATAPLSDVTITTTAGQERWDTEYKVTAGRTLPERPYTMYFVCTSMESDFEERGNLEVSRSDSYTIYQPKMCKVQVSVWGATRPQSFDKKYECGDNVSQITHTIKERDSSVTFRCGPGRFLSPGILDVYVEPPTYSNLVSLGAMLPFADLHEHASSTRDDIPAYTLAVRDLQKTRERKLGYHCVPDSLDTQICSVVINVINTDYDPLTGVVGSEAPSGAASSLSLVLVLMAFLPSGCS from the exons ATGGAAAGGGACATCGACGCTCCACATCGGGTTTCCGTAGTAGAAAACATCACGTCGACTTCTTTCCACTCTCAGGACCGAGCGCCGATCCGACTCCGGCGCAGGTGGGAAGACACCGCCATGGCGACAGGCGCGTCACGGCAAGACCCGTTTGTCTCGGACAAACGACGGATTGCGGGTCCTTTTAGCTGGGCTTTTTCTGCGAACCTcgtgcctttcttcttgttcgcaTTGCTGGCGGTTTACCTGCGCTCGGAATTGCCTGCCGCAGCCATGGGGAAGTCGAATGTATGCACCTACAAATCGATCCCAGTAATTCTACGTATCAAAAAGCCCGGGGAAGCCGTGACATTCAAGTGCGGAGAACCCCAGCCGCATGTTCTTCCTGCAAAAGTCGACGATGAGTACAAGTTGTACTGCCAAGATTCACTCTGCAAAGCCACAGCGCCTCTGTCCGATGTCACCATAACGACGACTGCAGGACAAGAGCGATGGGATACAGAGTACAAAGTGACAGCGGGCAGGACTCTCCCGGAACGGCCCTACACCATGTACTTTGTTTGCACGTCGATGGAATCCGATTtcgaagaacgaggaaaccTCGAAGTGTCGCGCTCAGACTCGTACACCATCTACCAACCCAAAATGTGCAAGGTGCAGGTTTCCGTCTGGGGAGCTACTCGACCCCAGTCGTTCGACAAAAAGT ACGAATGCGGAGACAACGTGTCACAAATTACTCACACGATCAAGGAGCGGGACTCGTCCGTCACATTTCGATGTGGACCCGGCAGATTCCTTTCTCCCGGCATCTTGGATGTCTATGTAGAGCCTCCGACGTACTCAAACCTCGTGTCGTTGGGTGCCATGCTCCCCTTTGCGGATTTGCACGAGCATGCATCTTCTACTAGGGACGATATTCCCGCGTACACACTAGCCGTCCGCGATTTGcaaaaaacgagggagaggaagctggGCTACCATTGTGTGCCCGATTCCTTGGACACTCAAATATGCAGTGTTGTTATCAATGTTATCAACACCGACTACGATCCTCTCACGGGTGTTGTTGGCAGCGAGGCTCCAAGCGGTGccgcctcgtctctgtcgcttgttctcgttctcatggcgtttcttccctcggGTTGCTCTTGA